AACCATTTAACGGGTTTAGATATTGCGGTGATGGGGTGTATCGTTAATGGGCCAGGAGAAATGGCTGATGCAGATTATGGTTATGTGGGTAGACAACCTGGATATATTTCTCTTTATCGAGGTCGGGAAGAGATTAAGAAGGTTCCAGAAGACCAAGGGGTGGAAGAATTAATTAATTTAATTAAAGCGGATGGACGCTGGGTCGATCCGTAACACAATTAAGAAGGGAGAGAACACTTTAATCTCCGGAAGGGGCTCACAAGCGATCGCATAAGGGAACCATAACGTGAAGAATCACTTCTCTATAGATCGGTATAGAGTGGCATGTGTTAGATTGGGCTTAACTCCCCCTAAAGTAATATCCCCGGTTCAGTAAGCTTATGACCAAAACCACACGCGGACTTGTTTTAGGTGCAACGGCAGTTATGCTGACCGCTGTAACCGTTGCTGGTGCAGGCATCCATTTAAGAGGCCAAGCATTTTTCCAAGATGGCCCTAAAGAATTAGTGGATGAAGTCTGGCAAATTATCAACAATCGATATGTTGATGGCACGTTTAATCAGGTTGATTGGCAAGAGGTGCGTCAGGACTACCTGGGTCGCAAATATACCTCGGATCAAGAAGCCTATGGGGCCATCCGGGAAATGTTGAAGCAACTCAACGACCCCTATACCCGGTTTATGGACCCGGAAGAGTTCAAAAATATGCAAATTGATACTTCTGGGGAACTGACAGGGGTAGGGATTCAGATTACCATAGATGAAGAAACCAATCGATTAGTTGTGGTTGCTCCCATTGAAGATTCTCCCGCGTTTGAGGCTGGAATTCAGGCCAGAGATTTTATCATAAAAATTGATGGTCAGGATACGGCAGGGATGGATAGCAATGATGCGGTAAAATTGATTCGAGGGCCAATTGATTCTCAGGTGGTGCTAACCATTTTGCGTGGCCAAGAGGAAATTGATTTTCCGATTCAGCGTCAGCGAATTGAAATCCATCCGGTTCGTTATAGCTATCGTCAGGAAGGGTTGGGTAATGATATCGGCTATATTCGATTGACCCAGTTTAGCGCTCCAGCGGCTGAAGAGATGCGCGAAGCGATTGATGATTTAGAGTCCCAAGGGGTATCGGGTTATATTTTGGATTTGCGATCGAATCCTGGGGGATTGCTCTATTCTAGTGTGGCGATCGCCCGGATGTGGTTACCAGGTCGAGAGGCGATCGTTTCTACGGTTAACCGACAAGGGGAAACGGAACGGCAACGGGCCAATAATCGCTCTCTCACGGATAAGCCTCTGGTGGTTTTGGTTGATGGGGGTTCAGCAAGTGCCAGTGAGATTCTTTCTGGAGCCTTGCAGGATAACGAACGAGCAGTGATTGTGGGAACTAAAACCTTTGGCAAAGGGTTGGTGCAGTCTGTGCAACCCTTAGCCCATGGATCGGGGTTAGCAGTGACAATTGCTAAATATTTAACGCCTAATGGTCGTGATATTAACAAGTTAGGTATTGAACCTGATGTGATCGTGGAATTGACGGAAGACCAGCAAAATCACTTGGTGAAACATCGCGACCAAATTGGTACGAAGTCCGATCCGCAGTACGCTGAAGCACTGAAAGTTCTGACTCAAGAAATCGCTCAACAGTAGATTTTGTGGCTTGACGATGATTTGAGTGTGGTGGAAAAGGTTGCACTGATGTCCAGCAACCTGTTTTACAGATGCTTCTGAACTGAATAAAAAGGGGCCTAATCTTGAGGCACTGATCCGGGTTTTGGGTCAGTGCTTTTTAGTTGAGGACTTTTGGTTAAAATAGGCGTATCCCATTGGCATCCAAATCTTGAACCATGATGAGTCCTGAAGAAATGGAAGATCTCCTTGATGAGATGTACAACAATTTTGCGCCTACGCCTCTGCAACCGGGAGATCCAAGATATGTGGACTGTCGAGCGGTGCGGGGGGATGAGGATGTAGTGCAGGACTTGGGGAGGACCATGCGGCGATCGCAAGCTTTCACGTATCAGCTCTACTCTGGTCATCGTGGCTCCGGCAAAACCACGGAACTCCTGAGACTGAAGAAATACTTGGAAGATCGGGGACATAAGGTCGTTTATTTTGCGGCCGATGAGGAAGATCTTAGCGTTCAGGATGCCCAGTATACCGATATTTTACTCGCTTGCACCCGTCATCTGTTGCAAGAGTTAAAAAACGCAGACTCTAAGCCGATACTGAGTTGGTTGCAAGATCGATTACAGGATTTGCAAGATGTGATGTTGACCGAGATTAAGATCGATCAGCTTAACTTAGAAGTGGGATTACAAGAGTTTACTAAGTTAACGGCAGCAGTACGGACAGAACCCAGGCAACGGCAGAAAATTCGCGAGCGGGTTGAACCGCACACAGAAACGCTGATTGAAGCATTGAATGCTTTCATTGCAGATGGAAAAAAGAATTTACCAGAGAACACGAAACTGCTGGTGATTGCTGATAGCTTGGATCGGATTGTCCCTATTTTTCGAGACAATGGGCGCAGTAACCATGAGGAAATTTTTCTGGACCGTAACGAACAACTGAAGGCACTGAATTGCCATATTGTTTACACTGTGCCCATTTCCTTCATCTATTCTCGTTGGTCAACGGAACTCAAGGTGAATTATGGCATTCCCCAGGTGTTACCCTCGATTATGGTGCGCCAGAAAAATGACCAACTTTACAATAAAGGCTTGGAGATTCTGCGAAATATTATTCAACTGCGGGTTCCGTTAAGTTTGCGCGATACCTTGGTTCCACAGGTATTTGAGTCTGAGGAAGTTTTGCAGGATTTGTGTTTAATGAGCGGTGGCTATGTGCGAGATTTAGTGCAATTAATCCAGGCAGTGATTACTAAAACCGATACTCTACCCATTCAAGCGCGGGCAGTGCAACGGGCGGTGGATAATTTACGAGATGTCTATCGCAGAGCAGTGGAGGAAAATCAATGGGAGATACTGCGAGAGGTACATCAGTCAAAAGATATTGAAAATGACCCAATTCAGCGCAGTTTGTTGTTTAGTCGCTGTCTGTTGGAATATGGCTATTTTGACGATAATGGAGATAAGCAGACTTGGTATGATGTGCATCCCGTACTGTGGAAGGAGTTGTGATGACTAAATCCTGGACAGATTTTCAAGAGTTAGGTCGTTGGAGCGGAGAAAATGTGGAGGTCATTGCCGATCTCTTGCGTGCTTTGCGACGGAAAAAGGGGTTTCGTTTGTTTTTTGTCCAATGCAGTCCAGCTAAGGGAAGACGAGTTATCCGTGATCTTCGGGAGCGTTTCTCCCAGAAACGGATAGTAGAAATTGAGTTAAGTCGGGAAAGTGAAACACTTTATCCAGAGTTGCGAGAACGA
The genomic region above belongs to Roseofilum reptotaenium CS-1145 and contains:
- a CDS encoding AAA family ATPase, coding for MMSPEEMEDLLDEMYNNFAPTPLQPGDPRYVDCRAVRGDEDVVQDLGRTMRRSQAFTYQLYSGHRGSGKTTELLRLKKYLEDRGHKVVYFAADEEDLSVQDAQYTDILLACTRHLLQELKNADSKPILSWLQDRLQDLQDVMLTEIKIDQLNLEVGLQEFTKLTAAVRTEPRQRQKIRERVEPHTETLIEALNAFIADGKKNLPENTKLLVIADSLDRIVPIFRDNGRSNHEEIFLDRNEQLKALNCHIVYTVPISFIYSRWSTELKVNYGIPQVLPSIMVRQKNDQLYNKGLEILRNIIQLRVPLSLRDTLVPQVFESEEVLQDLCLMSGGYVRDLVQLIQAVITKTDTLPIQARAVQRAVDNLRDVYRRAVEENQWEILREVHQSKDIENDPIQRSLLFSRCLLEYGYFDDNGDKQTWYDVHPVLWKEL
- the ctpC gene encoding carboxyl-terminal processing protease CtpC: MTKTTRGLVLGATAVMLTAVTVAGAGIHLRGQAFFQDGPKELVDEVWQIINNRYVDGTFNQVDWQEVRQDYLGRKYTSDQEAYGAIREMLKQLNDPYTRFMDPEEFKNMQIDTSGELTGVGIQITIDEETNRLVVVAPIEDSPAFEAGIQARDFIIKIDGQDTAGMDSNDAVKLIRGPIDSQVVLTILRGQEEIDFPIQRQRIEIHPVRYSYRQEGLGNDIGYIRLTQFSAPAAEEMREAIDDLESQGVSGYILDLRSNPGGLLYSSVAIARMWLPGREAIVSTVNRQGETERQRANNRSLTDKPLVVLVDGGSASASEILSGALQDNERAVIVGTKTFGKGLVQSVQPLAHGSGLAVTIAKYLTPNGRDINKLGIEPDVIVELTEDQQNHLVKHRDQIGTKSDPQYAEALKVLTQEIAQQ